One window of Clarias gariepinus isolate MV-2021 ecotype Netherlands chromosome 21, CGAR_prim_01v2, whole genome shotgun sequence genomic DNA carries:
- the zdhhc8b gene encoding palmitoyltransferase ZDHHC8B, producing MPDSGGKRFKGSKYIPVCTAAALLVGSSTLFFVFTCPWLANVVSPLVPVYNGMVFLFVLANFSMATFMDPGVFPRANEDEDKDDDFRAPLYKNVEVKGIQVRMKWCSTCHFYRPPRCSHCSVCDNCVEDFDHHCPWVNNCIGRRNYRYFFLFLLSLSTHMVGVFSFGLLFLLHHLHSLREIHTTVTMIVMCVSGLFFIPVMGLTGFHLVLVARGRTTNEQVTGKFRGGVNPFTRGCCGNMKHVLCSPLAPRYMVDPMKKLSIRMTPPFLRPVLSDRNVVVKVSDNGVHTNILRAKSKTSLDGLGEKSADLQPPLPPKAERHHHHHHPQHQLQSQLTSSEESSLSSKPTSPSTPAMYKFRPAFGTMPKVHYHAMGEKISMSENPKSSAILEERAHDYRSEPNLDFPDYGVAEVPTLHRHFLSSPFQLDSYSLKHVGRREEPVRLRGVKPESVASTPHRSAFSPGVMSSRNASLSYDSLLTPSVAVPPSLPFHSPYLPPKMCHMRRPELQHHHFPSSPYSPARVGYLYSRERERDMERERDRDPSPVRYDNLSKTIMASIQERKELEERERLIHRHGHARAHNHAHIYANDSGVFDGHFPSSRGSRDELTRVGVMSFGPRVLHASASSLVRAHRASTSSLHSDVHYRSPTHQPPLSPSLSPRSPSFSHQKMSFIGTVEGTESPHLVHREELTRAKVNGQPKGPARECHLVSSPGTPLSPSVKKVTGVGGTTYEISV from the exons ATGCCCGACAGCGGCGGAAAGAGATTTAAAGGCAGTAAATATATCCCAGTGTGCACCGCGGCAGCCCTGCTGGTGGGCTCCTCCACACTCTTCTTCGTGTTCAC gtGTCCGTGGTTGGCGAACGTTGTTTCTCCCTTGGTTCCTGTCTACAATGGCATGGTGTTCCTCTTTGTGCTGGCTAATTTCAGCATGGCCACCTTCATGGACCCCGGCGTGTTCCCTCGAG CGAATGAGGATGAGGATAAGGATGATGATTTTCGAGCTCCTCTTTATAAGAACGTGGAGGTGAAGGGGATCCAGGTGCGAATGAAATGGTGTTCCACCTGCCACTTCTACAGACCACCACGCTGCTctcactgcagtgtgtgtgacaACTGTGtggag gactTTGACCATCACTGTCCCTGGGTGAATAACTGCATCGGTCGGAGGAATTACAGATACTTCTTCCTGTTCCTGCTCTCCCTCAGCACACACATGGTGGGCGTGTTCTCCTTCGGCCTGCTGTTCCTCCTGCACCACCTGCACAGTCTCCGCGAGATACACACCACCGTCAC TATGATAGTGATGTGTGTTTCTGGTCTGTTCTTCATCCCTGTTATGGGACTCACCGGCTTTCACTTAGTATTGGTGGCCAGAGGGCGCACTACTAATGAACAG gtaACGGGGAAGTTTCGGGGAGGCGTGAACCCTTTTACTCGAGGTTGCTGTGGCAACATGAAACATGTTCTGTGCAGTCCTCTAGCTCcaag gtatatGGTGGACCCCATGAAGAAGCTGAGCATCCGGATGACCCCCCCGTTCCTGCGTCCCGTCCTGTCTGACCGTAACGTCGTCGTTAAAGTGAGTGACAACGGAGTTCACACCAACATCCTGAGAGCCAAG TCAAAAACCAGTCTGGATGGTTTGGGGGAGAAAAGTGCAGATCTTCAGCCTCCTCTTCCTCCCAAAGCTGAGcgtcatcatcaccatcatcatcctcaGCATCAGCTCCAGAGTCAGCTGACCTCCAGCGAAG aaagttCTCTGTCCAGTAAGCCCACCTCTCCGTCCACGCCGGCCATGTATAAGTTCAGACCGGCGTTTGGCACCATGCCCAAAGTGCACTACCACGCCATGGGAGAGAAG ATCTCGATGTCTGAGAACCCCAAGTCGTCGGCCATCTTGGAGGAGCGAGCTCATGACTACCGCTCCGAGCCGAACCTCGATTTCCCGGATTACGGTGTTGCCGAAGTTCCCACCCTCCATCGCCACTTCCTGTCGTCTCCGTTCCAGCTCGACTCGTACAGCCTGAAACACGTCGGCCGGAGGGAGGAGCCTGTGAGACTACGGGGAGTCAAACCCGAGTCGGTCGCGTCCACCCCCCACAGGAGCGCGTTCTCCCCCGGGGTAATGTCCAGCCGTAACGCCAGTCTGTCCTACGACAGCTTGCTAACCCCGAGCGTAGCCGTGCCGCCCTCTCTGCCCTTCCACTCGCCCTACCTGCCCCCAAAGATGTGCCACATGCGACGCCCTGAACTGCAGCACCATCACTTCCCCTCGTCCCCTTACAGCCCCGCCCGCGTGGGGTACCTGTACAgccgagagcgagagagagacatggagagagagcgagacaggGATCCGTCTCCCGTCCGCTATGATAATCTCTCCAAAACCATCATGGCGTCCATCCAGGAGAGGAAGGAGCTGGAGGAGAGGGAGAGGCTGATCCACCGTCACGGCCACGCCCGCGCACACAACCACGCCCACATTTACGCCAACGACTCGGGCGTCTTTGATGGACATTTTCCCTCCTCCAGAGGGTCTCGGGACGAGCTCACTAGGGTGGGGGTGATGTCCTTCGGCCCCCGCGTCCTCCACGCCTCAGCGTCGTCTCTAGTCCGTGCGCACAGAGCGTCCACTTCCTCTCTACACAGCGACGTCCATTACCGCTCGCCGACCCATCAGCCCCCTCTCTCCCCATCACTCTCTCCTCgttctccctccttctctcatCAGAAAATGTCCTTCATCGGCACTGTCGAGGGAACCGAATCGCCTCACCTGGTCCACAG AGAGGAACTGACTCGAGCGAAAGTTAACGGACAGCCTAAAGGGCCAGCGCGAGAGTGCCACCTGGTGTCCTCCCCCGGAACGCCACTCAGCCCCAGTGTCAAAAAGGTGACCGGAGTGGGCGGGACTACGTACGAGATATCGGTGTGA